From the Euphorbia lathyris chromosome 6, ddEupLath1.1, whole genome shotgun sequence genome, one window contains:
- the LOC136232123 gene encoding uncharacterized protein yields MQSSQLPTRKKFIQPGKLGNKNRVLSAFQHSSVPHDKSTEDTPKGVTPRKENLKDVGLIVHFGDLQYHDKGFNEECCFLDILSICKKFVDIYSVGLRFADDDGRPVQNDLDVLNMFKNYSGSTVIHLYAKRDINSRGLIYKLPSENPNLASDIAPIPIVTNVKIMGELKVNQKVMVYGAISNGVETASIAEFFITMNKNLDIENGLTPISSPSKEKELELPLQAVGQFVVAKLTPMTEDGKSGDPKYAISQTFVKSDIPKIVRKVRGCNKNKKICSLKQGEKLDICFYNNRGVGENQKYWSRHLGKIVRN; encoded by the exons ATGCAATCAAGCCAACTTCCTACTCGCAAAAAGTTCATCCAGCCAGGCAAACTGGGGAACAAAAATCGAGTATTGAGTGCTTTCCAACATTCAAGCGTACCTCATGATAAAAGTACTGAAGACACTCCGAAGGGTGTTACTCCAAGAAAAGAGAACCTTAAAG ATGTTGGTTTGATTGTGCATTTTGGTGATCTACAATACCACGATAAAGGTTTCAACGAAGAATGTTGTTTCCTAGACATTTTGAGCATATGCAAAAAATTTGTCGATATTTATTCTGTTGGCTTGAGATTTGCTGATGATGATGGAAGACCAGTACAAAATGATTTAGATGTCTTAAATATGTTCAAAAATTATTCGGGTTCTACAGTCATACATCTTTATGCCAAAAGAGACATAAACTCACGAGGTTTAATATACAAACTCCCAAGTGAGAATCCTAATCTAG CTTCTGATATTGCACCCATACCAATAGTGACAAATGTAAAGATAATGGGTGAGCTTAAGGTAAATCAGAAAGTGATGGTATATGGTGCTATTAGTAACGGGGTGGAGACTGCGAGTATTGCCGAATTTTTCATAACTATGAATAAAAACTTGGATATTGAGAATGGTCTTACACCTATCAGCTCACCTAGCAAAGAGAAG GAGCTTGAATTACCATTACAAGCTGTTGGTCAATTTGTTGTTGCCAAACTAACTCCCATGACAGAGGATGGAAAATCTGGTGATCCAAAGTATGCAATATCTCAAACATTTGTTAAGA GTGATATTCCAAAAATTGTGAGAAAAGTTAGAGGTTGTAATAAGAACAAAAAAATTTGTTCTCTCAAACAAGGAGAGAAACTTGACATATGTTTCTACAACAATCGTGGCGTTGGAGAGAATCAGAAGTATTGGTCGAGGCATTTAGGGAAGATTGTACGTAATTGA